TACTACTGGGAGTACGCCCTGGGCCGCAACGCCCTGGCCCTGTCGGACAGGGCGAAGCTCTTCTTCGACTGTGCGAGCGCCCGCCTGGCGGGGGCCGACACGGCCGTTCCGGTCGCGGCGAGCGTGACGGTGTCGCACGGATCCGACGGGGACGATCCGCGGCTGCGCGAGGCCAACCTCGCCGTCGTGCACTCCGCTGCTCGCGCCTTGGCCGCGGAGCTGGGCTGCAAGGACGGCGGAGGTCTGCCGGAGAAGCTGACGGTCCAGGAGAAGTCGGCACGGACCAGGTAGCGCCCCCCGCCCCCCGCCCCGTGCCGGCCGACCGGCACGCAGGGTCGTCCAGGCCGTGTCCGGGGTGGTCCGGTCCGGGGAATGGCGAAGGCCGTCCGGGGGAGCGCCTGCCCCGGACGGCCCGCTGCGAAGCCGTGACCGGAATCGAACCGGCGTAACTCGCTTTGCAGGCGAGTCCCTCAACCACTCGGGCACACGGCTGGGTGGTGGTGATGTGCACGACCGTACGAGGGTGCGCGGGGGTGGGGGAAGGGGTTCGGGGGGCGTGCAATGCGACTGCCATGCCGCGTTCACAGTTCACAGTTCGCGGCTCCTGGCTCCTGGCTCCTGGCTCCCGGGTCGCGGCTCCCGGCTCTCGGTTCGCCTTTCGGCGGTTGGGGTCCGCGGGGGCGGGGGTTCGTGTGCTGGTGGGTCCGTCAGGTGCTACGGATGAGGTGTGTGCCGCGGACGCCGCCCGACTCCAAGGCCCGGTGGTGGGCCCACGCGATGGCGGAGAGCGGGCGGACGGTGTCCACCACGGGGCGGAGGATCCCGGCGTCGACCAGGCGGGCCAGTGCGAAACGGAACCTGGAACGGAACCGAGGGCGGAGTCGGGTCGGGCGCCGCTGCCCGCGTCGGCGCCGCTGGAGCTGCGCCGCCTCCCCATTGCGCCCTAGGTCCTCCGGCCGATACGGAATGCGACCAATTGACAGGGTCGAAAGAGGGCTACGCACCTTACTCTGGGGCGATGAGTGCCCTCGAACCCCGCGTGCCCCAGCTCGACGTCCCGGCCCCGCTCCCGCCGCCGGGCGGCGTCATGGGTCCCGCCTACCGGGCGCTCAGCGTCGGGATCATCTCCGTCGTCTTCCTTATCGCCTTCGAGGCCACCGCCGTCGGCACGGCCATGCCCGTCGCCGCCCGCGAGCTGGACGGGATCGGGCTCTACGCCTTCGCCTTCTCGGCCTACTTCACGACCAGCCTCTTCGGCATGGTCCTGTCCGGGCAGTGGGCCGACCGGCAGGGACCGCTGCGGCCCCTGGCGGTCGGCATCGGTGCCTTCGCCGCCGGGCTGGCGCTGTCCGGGACGGCCGGCGCCATGTGGGTGTTCGTGCTCGGGCGGGCGGTGCAGGGCTTCGGCGGCGGCCTGGTGATCGTCGCGCTCTACGTGGTGGTCAGCCGGGCCTACGAGGAGCGGCTGCGCCCCGCGATCATGGCGGCGTTCGCCGCGAGCTGGGTGGTGCCGTCCATCGTGGGGCCGCTGGCCTCCGGGACCGTGACCGAACACCTGGGCTGGCGCTGGGTGTTCCTCGGGATGCCGGTGCTCGTCGTCGTCCCGCTGATCGTCGCCCTCCCCGCCATCCGCCGCACCGCCTCCGGGCCCGTCGACACCGGCGCCCCCGCCGCCGCCTTCGACCGGCGGCGCATCCGCCTCGCGCTGATGATCTCGACGGGAGCGGGACTGCTCCAGTACGCCGCCCAGGACCTGCGGTGGCTGTCGCTGCTCCCGGCCGCCGCGGGCGCCGCGCTGATGGTGCCCGCGGTGCTCGGGCTGCTGCCGCGCGGCACGTACCGGGCGCGGCGCGGTCTGCCGTCGGTGGTGCTGCTGCGCGGGGTCGCGGCCGGGTCGTTCATCGCGGCGGAGAGTTTCGTGCCGCTGATGCTCGTCACGCAGCGGGGGCTGAGCCCGACGCTCGCCGGGTTCTCGCTCGCGCTGGGCGGGGTGACCTGGGCGGGCGGTTCCTGGCTGCAGTCGAAGGCGCGGATGGAGCCCTACCGGGAGCGGTTGATCGTGGGCGGGATGGTGCTGGTGGCGCTGGCGATCGCGGCCGCGCCGGCCGTGCTGGTCCCGTCCGTGCCGGTGTGGACGCTGGCCCTGGCGTGGGCCGTCGGCTGCCTCGGGATGGGGCTGGTGATCGGTTCCACGAGCGTGCTGCTGCTCAAGCTGTCGGCGCCGGAGGAGGCGGGCAACAACTCCGCCGCCCTGCAGATCTCGGACGGGCTGGCGAACGTGGTGCTGCTGGCCGCCGGCGGCGCCGCCTTCGCCGCGCTCGGCGGGGGAGCGGTGGGCGCCGCGCACGCGGTCGCGGACGGCGCGGCCGGAGCCTCGCACCCCGGGGCGTTCGTCGTGGTCTTCCTGCCGATGGCGTGCGTCGCGCTCGTCGGGGCGTGGGTGGCGACGCGCCTGCACGCCGAACCTGCCGCCCGGCCCGTCCGGCCCGCCGCCTGAGCGCCCCCGGCGGGTGCCGGGCCGGCCGGAAGAGCAGGGGCCGGCCGGAAGAGCAGGGGCCGGGCGAAAAGCAGGGCCCCGGGGGGCGGGCGGGCCCGTAGGGTCGCGGGATGGACGAGCTGATCATCGCACTGGGCGCCGCCGAGCGGGCGGCGCTGGCCGACCTGGCCGACGCCACCGCGAGCACCCCGCAGGAGGTCGCCCTGGCGGCCGTACGGGCCCACCTGGCCGCCGAGCGCGCGCGGACCGGCGCCGTCGCCGGCCGGCTCGCGGAGCAGCACGCCGACCTCCTGCGACGGCTCGGCGCATGAGCGCCCGCGACACCGCGCCGGTCTCCGCCCCCGTCCGCCACCTCACGCTCGTCGAGGTGCTCGACCTGGCGGAGCACGCCTGCCTCGCCCAGGGGCAGCCCGTCGAGCTGCGGGAGCCCGGGCTGCTGGAGTCCGCCGTGCACCGGCCGCGGGCCCGGATGTTCGGGACGCCGGCCTGGGCGGACCCGTACGAGCAGGCCGCCGCGCTGCTGCACGGCATCGCCGCCAACCACCCCCTGGTCGACGGCAACAAGCGCACCGCTTGGCTGGCCGCCGCGACCTTCCTCGCCCTGAACGGGGTCGACCTCGGGCCCGTCGACCAGCGCGCCGCCTACGACCTGGTCGTCGACGTGGCCGCCGGGGCCGAGCCGGAGCCCGCCCGGATCGCGGAACGGCTGCGCCGGATGTGACGCTCGCCGCACCGCCCGAGGTCACGGGCCCGTCCCTCCGCGCGGGGCGGGCCCGGGCCGGTAGGGTGGCCCGGTTGTCCTACGTACGACTGCCCGTACCAGTACGCGAGTACGCCGAGAGCACGAACCGGAGACCGTGACTACTACCGCCTCCCACCACCTCTCACCCGCCTTCCCCGGCCGCGCCCCGTGGGGCACCGCCAGCGCGCTGCGCGCCTGGCAGCAGGGGGCGCTGGACCGCTACATCCAGACGCAGCCGCGGGACTTCCTCGCGGTCGCGACGCCCGGCGCCGGGAAGACCACCTTCGCGCTGACCATGGCCTCCTGGCTGCTGCACCACCACGTCGTCCAGCAGGTGACCGTGGTCGCGCCGACCGAGCACCTGAAGAAGCAGTGGGCGGAGGCGGCCGCCCGGATAGGGATCCGCCTCGACCCCGAGTACTCCGCGGGACCGCTGAGCAAGGACTACCACGGCGTCGCCGTCACCTATGCCGGTGTCGGCGTCCGCCCGATGCTGCACCGCAACCGCTGCGAGCAGCGCAAGACCCTGGTGATCCTCGACGAGATCCACCACGCGGGCGACTCGAAGTCCTGGGGCGAGGCCTGCCTGGAGGCCTTCGACCCGGCGACCCGCCGCCTGGCGCTGACCGGCACCCCCTTCCGGTCCGACACCAACCCGATCCCCTTCGTCACGTACGAGGAGGGCAACGACGGCATCCGGCGCTCCTCCGCCGACTACACCTACGGCTACGGCAACGCGCTGACCGACGGCGTCGTGCGGCCGGTCATCTTCCTCTCCTACAGCGGCAACATGCGCTGGCGCACCAAGGCGGGCGACGAGATCGCCGCGCGCCTGGGCGAACCGATGACCAAGGACGCCGTCTCGCAGGCCTGGCGCACCGCGCTGGACCCGCGCGGCGACTGGATGCCGAACGTGCTGCGCGCCGCCGACCGGCGCCTGACCGAGGTCCGCAAGGGCATCCCGGACGCGGGCGGCCTGGTCATCGCCTCCGACCAGGACTCGGCGCGCGCCTACGCCAAGCTGCTGCGCGAGATCACCGGCAGCAAGGCGACCGTCGTGCTGTCCGACGACACCGGGGCGTCGAAGCGGATCGACGAGTTCAGTGTGGACGGCAGCCGCTGGATGGTCGCGGTCCGCATGGTGTCCGAGGGGGTCGACGTGCCGCGGCTGGCGGTCGGCGTCTACGCGACGACGATCTCCACCCCGCTGTTCTTCGCGCAGGCCGTCGGACGTTTCGTGCGTTCGCGCAGGCGCGGCGAGACCGCGTCGGTGTTCCTTCCCACCATCCCCTACCTGCTCGGCTTCGCCAACGAGATGGAGGTCGAGCGCGACCACGTGCTCGACAAGCCGAAGAAGCAGGGCGAGGAGGACCCGTACGCCGAGTCCGAGAAGGAGATGGACGAGGCGAACCGGCAGGAGGACGAGGACACCGGCGAGGAGGAGCAGATGTCCTTCGAGGCGCTGGAGTCCGACGCCGTCTTCGACCGGGTCCTCTACGACGGTGCCGAGTTCGGCATGCAGGCCCACCCGGGCAGCGAGGAGGAGCAGGACTACCTCGGCATCCCCGGGCTGCTGGAGCCGGACCAGGTGCAGATGCTGCTCCAGAAGCGGCAGTCCCGGCAGATCGCCCACAGCCGCCGCAAGCCGGACGCCGACGCGGACCTGCTGGAGCTCCCGGCCGACCGGCGGCCCGTGGTCTCCCACAAGGAGCTGCTGGAGCTGCGCAAGTCGCTGAACACGATGGTCGGCGCCTACGTCCACCAGAGCGGCAAGCCGCACGGGGTGATCCACACGGAGCTGCGCCGGGTGTGCGGCGGTCCGCCGAGCGCGGAGGCGACGGCGGGTCAGCTGCGGGAGCGGATCAAGAAGGTCCAGGAGTGGGCCACCCGCATGCGGTGAGCCGTTCGTACAGGGTCGGGGCCGGGGTCCGTGCGGAGGTTCGCACGGACCCCGGCCCGGTCGAACGCCCCCTGGACGGGCGGGAGGTAGGGGTGCGGGGGCCGGCAGCAGGTCACGAAACGACACCGGGATCGATCAGTAATCGGCATAAAGAGGTAAGAGGCGCCCGGATTCTGGACGAGCCCTTCCGCTGAGCGAACCTGCTCGCTACTGTCCCCGCATCGAACGCACCGTGGCAGCGCCGCCGCGGGAGCGCAGCCGGTGCCATGGCCGCTACCGGCGGCCTCTCCGTGCGCCGCCGCGGGACCGGCGGCGCGCCACCCCGAGAGTCACCGCCGCCCACCGAAAGAGGGAGAGGCGTCGTGACCGCGGAAACCTCCCAGACTCTCGACAGAGGGCTCAGAGTCCTGAAACTGCTCGCCGACACCGACCACGGTCTGACCGTCACCGAGCTCTCCAACCGCCTCGGTGTCAACCGCACCGTGGTCTACCGGCTCCTCGCCACCCTCGAACAGCACGCCCTGGTCCGCCGCGACCTCGGCGGGCGGGCCCGCGTCGGCCTCGGGGTGCTGCGACTGGGCCGGCAGGTGCACCCGCTCGTACGCGAGGCGGCCCTGCCCGCGCTGCGGTCCCTCGCCGAGGACATAGGCGCCACCGCGCACCTGACCCTCGTCGACGGCACCGAGGCGCTGGCCGTGGCGGTCGTCGAGCCGACCTGGACGGACTACCACGTGGCCTACCGGCCCGGCTTCCGGCACCCGCTGGACCGCGGGGCCGCCGGACGGGCCATCCTGGCCGCCCGCCAGGGCTCGCTGATCGAGCCCGGGTACACCCTGACCCACGGCGAGCTCGAAGCGGGCGCCAGCGGGGCCGCCGCGCCGCTCGTGGGGATCACCGGGCTGGAGGGCAGCGTCGGCGTCGTGATGCTGGCCGACGCGGTGCCGGAGCGCGTGGGCCCCCGGGTGGTCGACGCGGCCCGCGAGGTCGCGGACGCCCTGCGCTAGGTCGTCTGGCAGGCCGCCCGACGGCTGCCCCCGGATCCGTCCCGCGGGCCCGTGCCCCGGCCGGGGCACGGGCCCGCGGGGCGGCCGGGGCGGCCGGGGCGGCCGGGGCGGCCGGGGCGGCCGGGGCGGCCGGGGCGGCCGGGGCGGCCGGGGCGGGTGGGCCGATAGATTGGGCGGGTGCTCTCTCGTCTCTCACGTCTGCCGCTTCCCGCCGCCCTGGCCGTGTGCGCCGTGCCCGTCGTCGGGCTCCTCGCCGTCGCCGCCTTCGCGCCGCTGCCCTTCGTGATCGCCCAGCCCGGACTCACGGCCGACGTGCTCGGCGACCGGGACGGCAAGGCCGTCATCGCCGTCGACGGCGCACCGACCCGCGCGACCAGGGGCCAACTGCGCATGACCACCATCCAGGCCACCGGACCGTCCACCACGGTGACCCTGCCGCACCTCGTCGACAACTGGTTCGACACCACCCGCGCGGTCATGCCGAAATCGTCCGTCTACTCCTCGGGCGGAACCGACAAGGAGATCGAAGCGCACAATCTGGAGGAAATGGCCAAGTCGCAGTCGACCGCCACCGACGCCGCCCTCGGCTTCCTCCACAAGAACCCCGAGGACGTGCGCGTCCGGCTGAACCTCGCCGACGTCGGCGGCCCGAGCGCCGGACTGCTCTTCTCCCTCGGCATCGTCGACAAGCTCGACGGCGACGGCAGCGGCGGCGACCTCACCGGCGGCCGCACCATCGCCGGCACCGGCACCATCAGCGCCGGCGGCCGGGTCGGCCCGGTCGGCGGGGTGGCCCTCAAGACGCAGGCCGCGCGGCGCGACGGGGCGACCGTGTTCCTCGTACCGAAGGACGAGTGCTCCGACGCCCGGTCCGAAC
Above is a window of Streptomyces subrutilus DNA encoding:
- a CDS encoding IclR family transcriptional regulator, translating into MTAETSQTLDRGLRVLKLLADTDHGLTVTELSNRLGVNRTVVYRLLATLEQHALVRRDLGGRARVGLGVLRLGRQVHPLVREAALPALRSLAEDIGATAHLTLVDGTEALAVAVVEPTWTDYHVAYRPGFRHPLDRGAAGRAILAARQGSLIEPGYTLTHGELEAGASGAAAPLVGITGLEGSVGVVMLADAVPERVGPRVVDAAREVADALR
- a CDS encoding S16 family serine protease, giving the protein MLSRLSRLPLPAALAVCAVPVVGLLAVAAFAPLPFVIAQPGLTADVLGDRDGKAVIAVDGAPTRATRGQLRMTTIQATGPSTTVTLPHLVDNWFDTTRAVMPKSSVYSSGGTDKEIEAHNLEEMAKSQSTATDAALGFLHKNPEDVRVRLNLADVGGPSAGLLFSLGIVDKLDGDGSGGDLTGGRTIAGTGTISAGGRVGPVGGVALKTQAARRDGATVFLVPKDECSDARSELPAGLRLIPVGTLTDAVESLRSLDRGGAVPSC
- a CDS encoding type II toxin-antitoxin system death-on-curing family toxin — translated: MSARDTAPVSAPVRHLTLVEVLDLAEHACLAQGQPVELREPGLLESAVHRPRARMFGTPAWADPYEQAAALLHGIAANHPLVDGNKRTAWLAAATFLALNGVDLGPVDQRAAYDLVVDVAAGAEPEPARIAERLRRM
- a CDS encoding zinc-binding dehydrogenase, which codes for MRSPLSTLSIGRIPYRPEDLGRNGEAAQLQRRRRGQRRPTRLRPRFRSRFRFALARLVDAGILRPVVDTVRPLSAIAWAHHRALESGGVRGTHLIRST
- a CDS encoding DEAD/DEAH box helicase, with product MTTTASHHLSPAFPGRAPWGTASALRAWQQGALDRYIQTQPRDFLAVATPGAGKTTFALTMASWLLHHHVVQQVTVVAPTEHLKKQWAEAAARIGIRLDPEYSAGPLSKDYHGVAVTYAGVGVRPMLHRNRCEQRKTLVILDEIHHAGDSKSWGEACLEAFDPATRRLALTGTPFRSDTNPIPFVTYEEGNDGIRRSSADYTYGYGNALTDGVVRPVIFLSYSGNMRWRTKAGDEIAARLGEPMTKDAVSQAWRTALDPRGDWMPNVLRAADRRLTEVRKGIPDAGGLVIASDQDSARAYAKLLREITGSKATVVLSDDTGASKRIDEFSVDGSRWMVAVRMVSEGVDVPRLAVGVYATTISTPLFFAQAVGRFVRSRRRGETASVFLPTIPYLLGFANEMEVERDHVLDKPKKQGEEDPYAESEKEMDEANRQEDEDTGEEEQMSFEALESDAVFDRVLYDGAEFGMQAHPGSEEEQDYLGIPGLLEPDQVQMLLQKRQSRQIAHSRRKPDADADLLELPADRRPVVSHKELLELRKSLNTMVGAYVHQSGKPHGVIHTELRRVCGGPPSAEATAGQLRERIKKVQEWATRMR
- a CDS encoding MFS transporter codes for the protein MSALEPRVPQLDVPAPLPPPGGVMGPAYRALSVGIISVVFLIAFEATAVGTAMPVAARELDGIGLYAFAFSAYFTTSLFGMVLSGQWADRQGPLRPLAVGIGAFAAGLALSGTAGAMWVFVLGRAVQGFGGGLVIVALYVVVSRAYEERLRPAIMAAFAASWVVPSIVGPLASGTVTEHLGWRWVFLGMPVLVVVPLIVALPAIRRTASGPVDTGAPAAAFDRRRIRLALMISTGAGLLQYAAQDLRWLSLLPAAAGAALMVPAVLGLLPRGTYRARRGLPSVVLLRGVAAGSFIAAESFVPLMLVTQRGLSPTLAGFSLALGGVTWAGGSWLQSKARMEPYRERLIVGGMVLVALAIAAAPAVLVPSVPVWTLALAWAVGCLGMGLVIGSTSVLLLKLSAPEEAGNNSAALQISDGLANVVLLAAGGAAFAALGGGAVGAAHAVADGAAGASHPGAFVVVFLPMACVALVGAWVATRLHAEPAARPVRPAA